In Rhizobium sp. WYJ-E13, the following are encoded in one genomic region:
- a CDS encoding type I secretion system permease/ATPase, with the protein MVDSGLAALCAIAGYFRIAAQPSTLARDLAVVGSCGSNDLLRAAKSLGLKARVVQVRDEAKLATLPAPSIAMLADGSFGVFGGPMGDGTFRLVDPVAFSARSVSAEELLAETGGRFILVQRRFSGPGASPKSFGLRWFLPAIWRYRHAFGHVLIASLIVQIFALITPLFFQVVVDKVLAHRSYSTLIVLVVGLAAVGLFDVVLQYLRTYALSHTTNRIDVELGRRLFRHLLNLPLSYFETRATGQTIARVRELETIRAFLTGQGLFSGLDLIFTIVFVAVLFSYSSKLAWIVVASIPVYIAIGVLIRPLLKDRIDEKFERGAYSQQMLVETVVGIQTMKAAAVEPVVAAQWEERLAAYVQSSFAATMLAAKGQNAIQYVNKITSAALLFLGAQAVIDGELTVGALVAFNMIAGQVSQPILRLSQLWQDVQQVQVSIDRLSDILNAPAEPRPAVAISLPKPRGAIAFKGVNFRYTPEGQDVLKNINFAVRPGEVIGIVGPSGSGKSTLTKLVQRFYIPNSGQVFVDGQDIAQVDPAWLRSNIGVVLQENMLFNRTIHDNICLVNPAMSRAAAMQMARLSGADEFISKLPRGYDTIIEERGANLSGGQRQRLAIARALATNPPILILDEATSALDYESERIILANMREIVRGRTVIIIAHRLATVRHCDRIIGMKDGRIVEEGTHETLLARENGLYAHLWQLQTAPVQP; encoded by the coding sequence ATCGTCGACAGCGGGCTTGCAGCTCTGTGTGCGATTGCTGGCTATTTCCGGATCGCGGCGCAGCCGTCAACTCTTGCCCGAGACCTGGCCGTCGTGGGCTCTTGCGGATCGAATGATCTGCTGCGTGCTGCCAAGAGCCTCGGTCTCAAGGCTCGCGTTGTGCAGGTGCGCGATGAAGCCAAACTTGCGACACTTCCCGCTCCATCGATCGCGATGCTCGCCGATGGCTCCTTTGGCGTCTTCGGCGGCCCGATGGGGGATGGAACATTCCGGCTTGTCGATCCGGTTGCCTTTTCGGCGCGGAGCGTTTCGGCGGAGGAACTGCTGGCCGAGACCGGCGGGCGATTCATCCTCGTGCAGCGCCGCTTTTCGGGACCAGGCGCATCGCCAAAAAGCTTCGGGCTGCGCTGGTTCCTGCCGGCGATCTGGCGCTACCGGCATGCCTTCGGCCATGTCCTGATCGCCTCGCTGATCGTGCAGATCTTTGCGCTGATTACGCCGCTGTTCTTCCAGGTCGTCGTCGACAAGGTTCTCGCCCATCGCAGCTATTCGACCCTGATCGTGCTCGTGGTGGGGCTCGCCGCCGTCGGTCTCTTCGACGTCGTGCTGCAATATCTCAGAACCTACGCGCTGTCGCATACGACGAACAGGATCGACGTCGAACTTGGGCGGCGGCTGTTCCGCCATCTGCTCAATCTGCCGCTGAGCTATTTCGAGACCCGGGCGACCGGACAAACGATCGCCCGGGTGCGCGAGCTTGAGACGATCCGTGCCTTCCTGACCGGCCAAGGGCTGTTCTCAGGCCTCGACCTCATCTTCACCATCGTCTTCGTCGCGGTTCTGTTTTCCTATTCGTCGAAGCTCGCCTGGATCGTGGTTGCCTCGATCCCGGTCTATATCGCAATCGGCGTGCTGATCCGGCCGCTGCTGAAGGACCGCATCGACGAGAAGTTCGAGCGCGGTGCCTACAGCCAGCAGATGCTCGTCGAAACGGTGGTCGGCATCCAGACGATGAAGGCCGCCGCGGTCGAGCCGGTCGTGGCCGCCCAATGGGAGGAGCGGCTGGCCGCCTATGTTCAGTCCTCGTTTGCCGCGACCATGCTCGCGGCCAAGGGCCAGAACGCCATCCAGTACGTCAACAAGATCACTTCGGCAGCGCTTCTCTTCCTCGGTGCACAGGCCGTCATCGATGGCGAGCTGACGGTTGGCGCACTCGTCGCCTTCAACATGATCGCAGGCCAGGTTTCCCAGCCGATCCTCAGATTGTCGCAGCTTTGGCAGGACGTGCAGCAGGTTCAGGTTTCGATCGACCGGCTATCCGATATTTTGAACGCACCGGCCGAACCGCGTCCTGCCGTTGCCATCAGCCTGCCGAAGCCGAGAGGTGCCATCGCCTTCAAGGGGGTCAACTTTCGCTATACGCCGGAGGGACAGGACGTTCTGAAGAACATCAATTTTGCCGTCCGGCCCGGCGAAGTGATCGGCATCGTCGGACCGTCCGGATCGGGCAAATCGACGCTCACCAAGCTGGTGCAGCGCTTCTACATTCCAAACAGCGGTCAAGTTTTTGTCGACGGCCAGGATATCGCCCAGGTCGATCCTGCCTGGCTGCGATCGAATATCGGCGTGGTTCTTCAGGAGAACATGCTGTTCAACCGGACGATCCACGACAATATCTGCCTCGTCAATCCGGCGATGTCACGGGCGGCCGCCATGCAGATGGCGCGGCTTTCCGGTGCCGACGAGTTCATATCAAAGCTGCCGCGCGGTTATGACACCATCATCGAGGAACGCGGCGCCAATCTGTCCGGCGGCCAACGGCAGCGATTGGCAATTGCCAGAGCGCTCGCCACCAACCCACCCATCCTCATTCTCGACGAGGCGACCAGCGCGCTCGACTATGAAAGCGAGCGGATCATCCTTGCCAATATGCGAGAGATCGTGCGTGGGCGCACCGTCATCATCATCGCCCACCGGCTGGCGACGGTACGCCATTGCGACCGGATCATTGGCATGAAGGATGGCCGCATCGTTGAAGAAGGCACGCATGAGACTTTGCTTGCCCGTGAGAACGGCCTCTATGCCCATCTCTGGCAATTGCAGACGGCACCGGTCCAGCCATGA
- a CDS encoding HlyD family type I secretion periplasmic adaptor subunit → MNQTVRPPKVTKKPPRKPRDHTAFLPAALEILETPASPIRAALIWFISVFVILAIIWSYFGRFDIVATAQGKLQPTGRVKVIQSLETGKTASIPVTNGSKVKAGEVVVELDPTETRAEVNALLASLRSLRAEVIRRTTARTQVEIWQRNGIWNNPSAISVPLVFDIDIPPSIRSREEAQFRSSLEQLASSLANLSSQREQQLASLGRFNRMVAAQKNLIATMDDRVAMRSQLMESSAGPRASVIDAMEAKQRAEADLAEQIGQADEAAASLAVATSEGEKAIKTFIAENVEKQTEAERQIDEQEQQLIRAQKKLDAMTIKSPISGTVQTSAITTVGQVVMAGSELMRIVPENAALEIEAYLPNQDIGFVAPGQPAVIKVQAFPFTRYGVIEGEVTRVATDAIPEPDAQQLEGQPDKQLQSTMPIGNSQRVQNLVFPITVVPDVNRIDVDGTSVALSPGMAVSVEIKTGSRRILEYLFSPVAEVSSEAMKER, encoded by the coding sequence ATGAACCAGACCGTCCGTCCGCCCAAGGTGACAAAGAAGCCGCCGCGTAAGCCGCGCGATCACACCGCGTTCCTGCCGGCCGCACTTGAGATCCTCGAAACGCCGGCCTCGCCGATCAGGGCTGCCCTGATCTGGTTCATCTCCGTCTTCGTCATCCTGGCGATCATCTGGAGTTACTTCGGCCGGTTCGACATCGTCGCAACCGCCCAGGGCAAACTGCAGCCGACGGGACGGGTGAAAGTCATTCAGTCGCTGGAAACCGGCAAGACCGCCTCGATCCCCGTGACCAACGGTTCGAAGGTCAAGGCAGGCGAGGTTGTCGTTGAACTGGATCCGACGGAGACCAGGGCAGAAGTTAATGCGCTGCTGGCAAGCCTTCGATCGCTTCGCGCCGAGGTCATCAGGCGAACCACGGCAAGGACGCAAGTCGAGATCTGGCAGCGCAACGGCATCTGGAACAATCCATCGGCTATCTCCGTGCCGCTTGTCTTCGACATCGATATTCCTCCGTCCATCAGAAGCCGGGAGGAGGCCCAGTTTCGATCCTCGCTGGAGCAACTGGCCTCGTCGCTTGCCAATCTCTCCTCGCAGAGAGAGCAGCAGCTCGCCTCGCTCGGCCGATTCAACCGGATGGTCGCCGCCCAGAAGAACTTGATCGCGACAATGGACGATCGCGTGGCGATGCGATCGCAGCTGATGGAATCGAGCGCCGGTCCGCGCGCCAGCGTCATCGATGCTATGGAAGCCAAGCAGCGCGCGGAAGCGGATCTCGCCGAGCAGATCGGTCAGGCCGATGAAGCGGCGGCTTCCCTTGCGGTTGCGACCAGCGAAGGCGAGAAGGCGATCAAGACGTTCATCGCCGAAAACGTTGAAAAGCAGACTGAGGCAGAGCGGCAGATCGACGAACAGGAACAGCAGCTCATCCGAGCACAGAAAAAGCTGGATGCCATGACGATCAAAAGCCCGATCAGCGGAACGGTGCAGACATCCGCGATTACGACCGTCGGTCAGGTTGTCATGGCCGGCTCGGAGCTGATGCGGATCGTGCCGGAAAACGCCGCATTGGAGATCGAAGCCTATCTGCCGAACCAGGATATCGGCTTCGTCGCGCCGGGGCAGCCGGCGGTGATCAAGGTTCAGGCCTTCCCGTTCACGCGCTATGGGGTGATCGAAGGGGAGGTCACGCGCGTTGCGACGGACGCCATTCCCGAACCGGATGCACAACAGCTCGAGGGCCAGCCGGACAAGCAGTTGCAGAGCACCATGCCGATCGGCAATTCTCAGAGGGTTCAGAACCTGGTGTTTCCGATCACCGTGGTGCCTGACGTCAACAGGATAGATGTGGATGGCACCTCCGTCGCGCTGTCTCCCGGCATGGCAGTCTCCGTCGAGATTAAGACGGGAAGCCGGCGCATTCTCGAATACCTGTTCTCGCCCGTCGCCGAGGTGTCGTCCGAGGCGATGAAGGAGCGGTAA
- a CDS encoding helix-turn-helix domain-containing protein yields the protein MPRLKDDAPDERSDVTDLTSLSFQERLAIGLDRLKSERKLTNKELGEQLGVSEAYMSQVTRGMRDVKLTTLDKMTRIWDVSIEDLFTVTEDDLARIAAKKARRRKRKAAKPSS from the coding sequence ATGCCGAGGCTGAAGGACGATGCGCCAGATGAGCGATCAGACGTCACGGACCTGACGTCGCTCTCCTTCCAGGAGAGACTTGCTATCGGGCTTGACCGCCTGAAGTCCGAGCGAAAACTGACGAACAAGGAATTGGGCGAGCAGCTCGGCGTGTCGGAAGCTTATATGTCGCAAGTGACCCGCGGAATGCGGGACGTGAAGCTGACAACACTCGACAAGATGACACGCATCTGGGATGTCTCGATCGAGGATCTGTTCACGGTCACCGAAGACGACCTTGCCCGGATAGCGGCGAAAAAAGCACGCCGCCGGAAGAGGAAGGCTGCCAAGCCGTCGTCCTGA
- a CDS encoding thermonuclease family protein — MSILLLLMTATAAPAQNRPADIPRQIFGKVQVVDATTFEFRKSGQTVRLAGYEAPRLEQTATSDGIDWPAGQVSRAWMILRTLGQNVNCAPIARDANGVILAHCFVGETNLAATAIAEGIGYAFNYRDEPQVSAYFDIERKARGLGYGVWSSPDLLPPWLYTASTANGDKARASSLEPDSGLPLPLPVGPKTLNPNEVHGG, encoded by the coding sequence TTGTCGATACTGCTGCTGCTGATGACGGCGACGGCCGCGCCCGCGCAAAACCGACCGGCTGATATTCCCCGGCAGATCTTCGGAAAAGTTCAGGTCGTGGATGCCACAACCTTCGAGTTCAGGAAGAGCGGGCAGACCGTGCGACTTGCAGGATACGAAGCCCCTCGCCTCGAACAGACAGCAACGAGCGATGGCATCGACTGGCCTGCGGGTCAGGTTTCGCGGGCCTGGATGATCCTCCGTACCCTTGGACAGAACGTAAACTGCGCACCCATTGCTCGTGACGCCAACGGTGTAATCCTCGCCCATTGCTTTGTTGGTGAGACGAACCTCGCCGCCACGGCGATCGCGGAAGGCATTGGCTACGCGTTCAACTACCGCGACGAACCCCAGGTCTCTGCCTATTTTGATATCGAGCGAAAGGCCCGCGGCCTCGGATACGGCGTCTGGTCGTCGCCGGATCTTCTTCCTCCCTGGCTCTATACCGCCTCGACGGCGAACGGGGACAAAGCGAGGGCCTCTTCACTAGAACCCGACAGCGGCCTGCCCCTGCCTTTGCCTGTCGGTCCGAAGACACTGAACCCCAACGAAGTGCATGGAGGTTGA
- a CDS encoding thermonuclease family protein, protein MRLLMLMSTLAASGLFAGISIMPMLAGPSHPQPARLQAPIIPVQALKNEGTTADNQESDQTQFVPFPVQAQFETGDTWLSGGRRYRLYGLQACLRGTSVTISPGVMRDCGELNLIMAQALIKDTKPVCTTIKDLDQNNAVVACQTTSGQRRYDLATYMIAEGWGFAAVDTSGHLIVPGYRVAEESARAARAGLWAYSDMPHPVAVLTGQAGAQQ, encoded by the coding sequence ATGAGGTTGCTGATGTTGATGTCTACGCTTGCAGCTTCCGGCCTGTTTGCAGGCATATCGATCATGCCGATGCTCGCCGGACCGAGCCACCCACAACCTGCTCGCCTGCAGGCTCCCATCATCCCTGTTCAGGCGCTTAAGAACGAAGGTACCACCGCAGACAACCAGGAAAGCGATCAAACCCAATTCGTTCCGTTTCCGGTGCAGGCGCAATTCGAAACAGGTGACACCTGGCTTTCCGGCGGGCGGCGATATCGTCTCTACGGCCTGCAAGCGTGTCTCCGCGGCACCTCTGTCACGATCTCTCCTGGCGTTATGAGGGACTGCGGAGAGCTCAACCTGATCATGGCGCAGGCGTTGATCAAGGACACGAAGCCCGTCTGCACAACCATCAAGGATCTCGATCAGAACAATGCTGTGGTCGCCTGCCAAACGACATCAGGCCAGCGGCGCTATGATCTGGCGACCTATATGATCGCCGAAGGATGGGGCTTCGCCGCCGTCGACACCAGCGGCCATTTGATCGTTCCCGGCTACAGGGTAGCAGAAGAAAGTGCGCGAGCGGCACGAGCCGGCTTGTGGGCCTACTCAGACATGCCCCATCCCGTCGCAGTGCTGACCGGCCAAGCGGGAGCACAGCAATGA
- a CDS encoding thermonuclease family protein, translating to MNPGARRLTRLLFCTIACTVNALALAGEDDAASRIVSYYQKAYAEGRDLIPAPDIILDTSSIAERLDLQTVMPGGALIGSAFLASDGTTVKLVGAQGCLSVEQVEFAGMRTTCAMLSLAGLTSTLDEAKAAAGNAFPCHFLGQNTGTPTVRFAECFFVKDGHAQSLSEVLIAKGLAFAARDHSGRAIFPEYAQAEESAKRTRTGIWANAHFTHPYGERYRANPSMN from the coding sequence ATGAACCCAGGCGCGCGGCGGCTTACTCGCCTCCTCTTTTGCACCATTGCATGCACGGTCAACGCCCTGGCGCTCGCCGGAGAGGACGATGCCGCCTCGAGAATCGTCAGCTACTATCAGAAGGCTTACGCAGAGGGCCGCGACCTGATTCCCGCTCCCGACATAATCCTTGATACGTCATCGATAGCCGAGCGGCTCGATCTGCAAACAGTCATGCCGGGAGGCGCCCTGATCGGGAGTGCATTTCTTGCTTCCGATGGGACCACCGTCAAACTAGTGGGTGCCCAAGGCTGTCTGTCGGTCGAGCAGGTGGAATTCGCTGGCATGCGGACGACATGCGCTATGCTTTCACTCGCTGGCTTGACCTCCACGCTCGATGAGGCAAAGGCGGCCGCTGGCAATGCATTTCCGTGTCATTTCCTTGGTCAAAACACGGGCACGCCCACCGTGCGCTTTGCGGAATGCTTTTTCGTGAAAGACGGCCACGCTCAATCGCTTTCGGAGGTGCTTATCGCCAAGGGATTGGCGTTTGCTGCCCGTGATCATTCCGGCCGCGCGATATTCCCGGAATATGCACAGGCAGAGGAAAGCGCCAAGAGGACGAGGACTGGGATCTGGGCGAACGCCCACTTCACGCACCCCTACGGTGAGCGCTATCGCGCCAACCCTTCCATGAACTGA
- a CDS encoding ParA family protein, whose translation MTGKPLSLAISTFKGGAGKSTLNVNLAAEFAQQGHRTLLIDCDEQESSTRWYNVSMKRGLLPTDGTLLHLRVAPDDRFADRLAEAPAADIRIYDVGGYVHQRAIEVYHECDAVLIPIIPEPTAATSAIKVATILKEISRKRARGPIPYAAIWNYVDMIALKHNRSLPEVHAILTSGRIPMVDTVIRKSNHFSDVGAGFGSLYSKLASIESNPALTPSAKRRASESVLDAIDLIKKINNEFIGLLQAEAA comes from the coding sequence ATGACAGGCAAACCACTTTCGCTCGCGATCTCGACCTTCAAGGGTGGGGCCGGGAAATCAACCCTGAACGTCAACCTTGCAGCAGAATTCGCCCAGCAAGGACACAGGACACTGCTCATCGATTGCGACGAGCAGGAATCGTCAACCCGGTGGTACAACGTCTCCATGAAACGGGGATTGCTCCCGACCGACGGCACGCTGCTGCATCTGCGGGTCGCACCGGATGACCGGTTTGCTGATCGCCTCGCGGAGGCGCCTGCAGCCGATATCCGGATCTACGATGTCGGCGGATACGTTCACCAACGGGCAATCGAGGTCTATCACGAGTGCGATGCAGTCCTGATCCCGATCATTCCCGAACCGACGGCTGCGACCTCCGCCATCAAGGTGGCGACGATCCTGAAAGAGATCTCCAGGAAGCGAGCACGAGGTCCGATCCCGTATGCGGCCATCTGGAATTACGTGGACATGATCGCGCTTAAACACAATCGCTCTCTTCCGGAGGTCCATGCCATCTTGACGAGCGGCCGAATTCCGATGGTGGACACGGTCATCCGCAAGAGCAACCACTTCAGCGACGTCGGCGCCGGCTTCGGATCGCTCTATTCCAAGCTCGCCAGCATCGAGAGTAATCCAGCGCTAACACCGTCGGCCAAGCGGCGCGCCTCAGAAAGCGTGCTTGACGCGATTGATCTCATAAAAAAGATCAACAACGAGTTTATCGGCCTGCTGCAGGCGGAGGCTGCCTGA
- a CDS encoding relaxase/mobilization nuclease domain-containing protein yields MSVASTGRNAGAATAFSRASGNNAVVVKVLSYGAGAASVRNVLAYQSKEEKAHDQDGREVTDLNAEVRSWEREFGNRKGSKDVLRLTYELESTDREHVGRALSALASDGFRDVGDSDRTYAFSVSEGVKGQTRLNLALIIAHEKRDRSDRRSQNRIAADIDDVHAIDARVDRALRMGGLTPVSRYPAEFSSGPKGLAATLHAMQRHGAEVTLSTKTHIEERPGKSGRYYQASDRRELTTSDHKQLTAEAKIVGALMQTRQPRDFMHLLLSGPANVDRGRFLLAGRDFLKEQFSGHRYAYAVHNRNDLEKHPHLHVIVALRNSSDKTLNPNIRDFTEWRVRFADKARERGIAIDRQKRVERAGPPPVKRWEWEMFRRMGATAPANVVEKVISKLRDTPTAPRLEEARKRLDQSRHSVGRVIEMLESIAKDRTAPSTARELSYDLSNGLQREYRRLEIAVREGRDPTREKGEEHMLRSTPISAAQAKAAKETLATTAISVAAKIANPSDRLIFEQATKIIGKVVGLQLDSRVAKNRDRNVIGREKGTSDSLETKSAAGRDHLAEQGIVNKSSSNRPVDASRIARSNAEHSGPEMDRSDRERQKAHQRDREIPKSIKLRPPEEKDRDRSR; encoded by the coding sequence TTGAGCGTCGCCTCGACAGGGCGCAACGCCGGCGCGGCGACAGCATTCAGCCGGGCAAGTGGAAATAACGCTGTTGTCGTCAAGGTGTTGTCCTATGGAGCAGGCGCGGCCTCGGTTCGCAACGTGCTTGCTTACCAAAGCAAGGAAGAAAAAGCACACGATCAGGATGGTCGCGAAGTTACCGATCTCAATGCAGAAGTCCGATCGTGGGAGCGGGAGTTCGGAAATCGAAAAGGAAGTAAGGACGTTTTACGGTTGACCTATGAGCTCGAGAGCACCGACCGGGAACATGTTGGCCGCGCATTGAGCGCGCTTGCATCCGACGGGTTCCGCGATGTTGGTGATTCCGATCGGACCTACGCATTCAGTGTCAGCGAGGGCGTAAAGGGACAAACTCGTCTAAACCTGGCGCTGATCATCGCGCATGAGAAGAGGGACCGATCCGATCGGCGCAGCCAGAATCGTATAGCTGCCGACATAGATGACGTGCATGCGATCGACGCGCGCGTGGACAGAGCATTGCGAATGGGGGGGCTGACCCCAGTCTCGCGCTATCCAGCGGAGTTTTCGAGCGGTCCGAAAGGGCTGGCTGCGACACTCCATGCGATGCAGCGGCATGGCGCAGAGGTGACGCTTTCGACGAAGACCCATATCGAAGAGCGCCCGGGCAAGAGCGGTCGCTATTACCAAGCCTCGGACCGGCGCGAGTTGACGACAAGCGATCACAAGCAACTCACGGCGGAGGCCAAGATCGTCGGGGCGCTCATGCAGACGCGCCAGCCTCGCGATTTCATGCACCTGTTGTTGTCGGGGCCTGCCAATGTCGACCGTGGCCGATTTCTCCTGGCCGGCCGCGACTTTCTAAAGGAGCAGTTCTCCGGCCACCGATATGCCTATGCTGTTCACAATCGAAACGACCTTGAGAAGCATCCGCATCTGCATGTGATCGTTGCGTTGCGTAACAGCAGCGACAAGACGCTCAATCCCAATATCCGCGACTTCACCGAATGGCGGGTCCGCTTCGCTGATAAGGCGCGGGAGCGCGGAATAGCTATCGATCGTCAAAAGCGCGTCGAACGTGCCGGTCCACCGCCAGTCAAACGATGGGAATGGGAGATGTTCCGCCGGATGGGCGCAACGGCGCCTGCCAATGTCGTCGAAAAGGTGATCTCAAAGCTTCGTGATACGCCGACCGCGCCGAGGCTTGAAGAGGCAAGAAAGCGGCTCGATCAGAGCCGGCACTCAGTTGGGCGCGTCATTGAAATGCTGGAAAGCATTGCGAAGGACCGAACCGCACCCAGCACGGCACGGGAACTGAGCTACGATCTATCGAACGGCCTGCAGCGCGAGTACCGTCGGTTGGAAATTGCCGTGCGCGAAGGACGTGATCCCACACGAGAGAAAGGTGAAGAACACATGCTGCGATCCACACCCATCAGTGCCGCTCAGGCGAAAGCGGCGAAGGAGACGCTGGCGACCACCGCGATCAGCGTTGCGGCGAAGATTGCCAATCCCTCTGACCGCCTGATCTTTGAACAGGCGACGAAGATCATCGGCAAGGTCGTCGGGCTGCAACTCGACTCACGCGTTGCCAAGAACCGGGATCGCAACGTGATTGGCAGGGAAAAAGGTACCTCGGACAGCCTGGAAACGAAGTCAGCGGCCGGTCGCGACCACCTCGCGGAGCAGGGAATCGTCAACAAGAGTTCCAGTAACCGCCCCGTCGATGCATCGCGCATCGCCCGGTCCAACGCCGAGCATTCTGGGCCGGAAATGGACCGATCGGATCGCGAACGCCAGAAAGCCCACCAGCGCGATCGCGAGATACCAAAGTCGATCAAGCTACGTCCGCCCGAAGAGAAGGACCGGGACCGGAGCCGCTGA
- a CDS encoding HAD hydrolase-like protein produces MLGDINDAFVKMLKQLREFNVHFGFISNQRGMDASSHGRSESAALIRVLDELLRIRGGMPDFWMAWSELPLGTGAESQYRNDPRHKPGTGMILHAIERYGVERDNAVFVGTSVTSILAANDAGVMGIHYSGWRSNETPAKGLEMEARRLTSSPEITDVQRLRATIEQILELDRRRTA; encoded by the coding sequence ATGCTGGGGGATATCAACGACGCATTCGTCAAAATGTTGAAACAGTTGCGAGAATTCAATGTTCACTTCGGTTTCATCTCGAACCAAAGGGGAATGGACGCTAGTTCCCATGGCAGATCAGAATCTGCTGCCCTGATCAGGGTACTCGATGAGCTGCTGAGAATTCGAGGTGGAATGCCGGATTTCTGGATGGCATGGAGTGAGCTCCCGCTAGGCACCGGCGCCGAATCTCAATATCGGAACGATCCGCGGCATAAGCCAGGCACCGGGATGATCTTACATGCGATAGAGCGGTACGGGGTCGAGAGGGATAACGCCGTATTCGTCGGCACCTCCGTGACAAGTATCCTCGCGGCAAACGACGCGGGTGTCATGGGCATCCACTATTCCGGCTGGCGAAGCAATGAAACTCCCGCGAAAGGTCTGGAAATGGAAGCCCGCCGGCTAACTTCTTCGCCTGAGATAACAGACGTCCAACGGCTTCGCGCCACGATCGAACAGATTTTAGAGCTGGATCGTCGCCGGACGGCCTAG
- a CDS encoding class I SAM-dependent methyltransferase → MQDFSAFFEECERAPRLNELAPFFSATAAGRSGMPLRRPSLDLRLLPRDATLKKFVAIHGLRQGPFDQHYLSSIPYRLEEECRLGCAILKYARSRRKPLKLYSLGTAEGTMARTVSEIGDGRIESLSCSPNVENQRSFYAYGVPPHAHFFHGPFHHLTPEHIRNTEDLGMFADGFDLILEDTTFQMYSPNRFDQIRFVIQHLRHDGIFVFVEKFLHEDETEYRLREQQKDFGFKARYFTGADIQSKEDAVLTRMDKNEVTLADMGQVLKRFFESCFVTWNSGNFYTLIASNSRGNLQNFMSRLAGPALPKEYIYAELPSELISQGQAPEPAR, encoded by the coding sequence ATGCAAGATTTTTCTGCTTTTTTTGAAGAATGTGAGCGGGCGCCTCGCCTGAACGAACTGGCGCCATTCTTCTCAGCGACAGCAGCAGGCCGTTCGGGCATGCCCTTACGCCGCCCTTCATTAGATCTGCGGTTATTGCCGCGAGACGCCACGCTTAAAAAGTTCGTTGCAATCCATGGGCTGCGTCAAGGCCCGTTCGATCAGCATTATCTCAGCAGCATCCCCTATCGCCTTGAGGAAGAATGCCGCCTCGGTTGCGCTATTCTCAAATACGCGAGAAGCAGACGAAAGCCGCTGAAACTATATTCGCTCGGCACAGCGGAAGGCACGATGGCTCGAACGGTTTCAGAAATCGGTGATGGCAGGATCGAAAGCCTGTCCTGCAGCCCCAATGTCGAAAACCAGAGAAGTTTCTATGCGTATGGCGTCCCGCCACACGCGCATTTCTTCCATGGTCCTTTCCACCATCTCACGCCTGAACACATACGCAACACCGAAGACCTTGGGATGTTTGCGGATGGCTTTGACCTCATCCTGGAAGACACGACATTCCAGATGTACTCGCCAAACCGCTTCGACCAGATTCGGTTTGTTATCCAGCATTTGCGCCATGACGGGATTTTCGTTTTCGTCGAGAAATTCCTTCATGAGGACGAGACAGAATACCGGCTTCGAGAACAACAGAAGGACTTCGGATTCAAAGCGCGCTATTTCACCGGCGCCGACATCCAGTCCAAAGAGGATGCGGTTTTGACGCGGATGGATAAGAACGAGGTCACCCTGGCGGACATGGGCCAGGTATTGAAGCGCTTTTTCGAAAGCTGCTTCGTCACATGGAACAGCGGCAATTTCTACACCCTGATAGCCAGCAACAGCCGCGGCAACCTTCAGAATTTCATGAGCAGATTGGCAGGACCGGCTCTACCGAAGGAATATATCTACGCGGAGTTGCCCAGCGAGCTTATCTCTCAAGGGCAGGCGCCGGAGCCAGCACGCTGA